The Geodermatophilaceae bacterium NBWT11 genome has a segment encoding these proteins:
- a CDS encoding UDP-N-acetylmuramate dehydrogenase — translation MQLLTGVPLSELTTLRVGGPVDRLVEVTTADELVAAVREADDAGRPLLVLGGGSNVVAPDAGWPGDVVAVRSRGVVRTGDALEVQAGEPWDDLVAHTVAEGLAGIEALSGIPGSTGATPVQNVGAYGQEVAQTITAVQVLDRRDGSVRTLTPADCGFGYRDSALKQHPGVFVVLTVTFGLQASPLSMPVGYAELAKRLGVAPGDRAPLADVRAAVVELRRGKGMVLDPGDPDSRSAGSFFTNPVVPASMAVEGCPSWPAGDDVKLSAAWLVQHAGFGRGTRDGHVGTSSRHSLALTTEPGATADELLAFAGRVVEAVRDRFGVTLVPEPTAVRP, via the coding sequence GTGCAGCTGCTGACCGGGGTCCCGCTGTCCGAGCTCACCACGCTGCGGGTCGGGGGGCCGGTCGACCGGCTCGTCGAGGTGACCACCGCCGACGAGCTGGTCGCCGCCGTCCGCGAGGCCGACGACGCCGGCCGTCCGCTGCTGGTGCTCGGCGGTGGCTCCAACGTGGTCGCCCCCGACGCCGGCTGGCCGGGGGACGTCGTCGCGGTCCGGTCGCGGGGGGTCGTCCGCACCGGCGACGCGCTCGAGGTGCAGGCCGGCGAGCCCTGGGACGACCTGGTCGCGCACACCGTCGCCGAGGGGCTGGCCGGCATCGAGGCGCTGTCGGGGATCCCGGGCAGCACCGGCGCGACCCCGGTGCAGAACGTCGGCGCCTACGGCCAGGAGGTCGCCCAGACGATCACCGCCGTGCAGGTGCTGGACCGGCGCGACGGGTCGGTGCGCACGCTGACCCCGGCCGACTGCGGGTTCGGCTACCGGGACTCCGCGCTCAAGCAGCACCCCGGCGTCTTCGTCGTCCTCACCGTGACGTTCGGGCTCCAGGCCTCGCCGCTGTCGATGCCGGTCGGCTACGCGGAACTGGCGAAGCGGCTGGGGGTGGCTCCCGGCGACCGGGCCCCGCTGGCCGACGTCCGGGCCGCCGTCGTCGAGCTCCGCCGCGGCAAGGGCATGGTGCTCGACCCGGGCGACCCCGACTCCCGCAGCGCGGGCTCGTTCTTCACCAACCCCGTGGTGCCCGCGTCGATGGCGGTCGAGGGCTGCCCGAGCTGGCCGGCCGGGGACGACGTGAAGCTGTCGGCGGCCTGGCTGGTGCAGCACGCCGGTTTCGGCCGCGGCACCCGCGACGGCCACGTGGGGACGTCGTCCCGGCACTCGTTGGCGCTCACCACCGAACCGGGCGCCACGGCCGACGAGCTGCTCGCCTTCGCCGGCCGCGTCGTCGAGGCCGTCCGGGACCGCTTCGGCGTGACCCTCGTCCCGGAGCCGACGGCGGTCCGTCCCTAG